The following coding sequences are from one Triticum aestivum cultivar Chinese Spring chromosome 5A, IWGSC CS RefSeq v2.1, whole genome shotgun sequence window:
- the LOC123101620 gene encoding uncharacterized protein: MDDSMSGATAVAALVASGALHGARDVRGGAGCGLRGRAQDVRGGAGCGPRGRARDVRGGAGCGPRGRARDAFRSRGCDGAPPPHGHGCSSKNAHLKVLEGAEERLQLVKADLLDYHSVASAIAGCDGVFHVACPVPSGRSTDHEAEIIAPAVTGTLNMLKACHEAKVKRVVMVSSGAAVVANPNWPKGKACDEESWSDEGYCRKNGVSNPTPVRLYDCLAL; this comes from the exons ATGGACGACTCCATGAGCGGGGCCACCGCCGTCGCGGCGCTCGTGGCCAGCGGCGCACTCCACGGGGCTCGGGACGTCCGCGGCGGCGCGGGCTGTGGACTGAGAGGCAGGGCTCAGGACGTCCGCGGCGGCGCAGGCTGTGGACCGAGAGGCAGGGCTCGGGACGTCCGCGGAGGCGCGGGCTGTGGACCAAGAGGCAGGGCCCGTGATGCATTCCGTTCGAGGGGCTG CGATGGCGCTCCTCCTCCTCATGGCCACGGGTGCAGCAGTAAGAATGCCCATCTCAAGGTGCTAGAAGGTGCCGAAGAAAGGTTGCAGCTCGTCAAGGCTGACCTGCTGGACTATCACAGCGTAGCGTCGGCGATTGCCGGCTGTGACGGCGTCTTCCATGTCGCCTGCCCTGTCCCCTCCGGCCGATCAACCGACCACGAG GCAGAGATCATAGCTCCTGCTGTAACAGGCACACTGAACATGCTGAAGGCCTGCCATGAGGCGAAAGTTAAGCGAGTAGTCATGGTGTCTTCAGGTGCTGCAGTGGTCGCTAATCCTAACTGGCCCAAGGGCAAAGCCTGTGACGAAGAGAGCTGGTCAGACGAGGGCTACTGCAGAAAGAATGGGGTAAGTAACCCAACACCTGTACGGCTGTATGACTGCTTAGCACTTTAG